A genomic region of Christiangramia sp. OXR-203 contains the following coding sequences:
- the metH gene encoding methionine synthase, which produces MSQIRPLKLSGLEPLVITPDSNFINVGERTNVAGSKKFLRLIKEEKFDEALEVAREQVENGAQIIDVNMDDGLIEGKEAMIKFLNLVVAEPDISRVPIMIDSSKWEIIEAGLQVVQGKCVVNSISLKEGEEEFITHAKKIKRYGAAVIVMAFDEKGQADNYERRIEIAKRSYEILVNQVKFPPEDIIFDLNIFPVGTGMDEHKRNAIDFIEGTRWVKENLPHCSVSGGVSNVSFSFRGNNPVREAMHSVFLYHAIKAGMNIGIVNPSMLEVYDEIPKELLEHVEDVILDRREDATERLLDLAENVVGREKENKIDLSWREKPLQDRITHALVKGIDAYILEDIEQARIEAEKPLDVIEGHLMNGMNVVGDLFGSGKMFLPQVVKSARVMKKAVAHLLPYIEADKSNKRQSAGKVLMATVKGDVHDIGKNIVAVVLGCNNYEIIDLGVMVPPEKIIETAKRENVDVIGLSGLITPSLDEMVFLAKEMERQGFSVPLLVGGATTSKAHTAVKIDPQYKNAVAHVNDASRAVTVVGQLLKESTKEKYKRDLKTDYDTFRLNFKKRSKVKSFLSIEEARKNKFHIDWKNTEIKKPNKLGTQVIEDFDLSKLLDYIDWSPFFRSWDLHGRYPDILKDEKVGEQAKSLFEDAQVLLQRILKEKLLKAKATFGLFEANSVEDDDIEVKFYQDSEQKTAIFRTLRQQLKKHGDQPNYALSDFIAPKENGVQDYIGCFCVTTGFGTQELAQEFEKNLDDYNSIMIKALADRLAEAFAEYLHKEVRLNYWGYDSEENLSNEALIKEEYKGIRPAPGYPACPDHLEKLTIWEILKVKENIGVELTESLAMWPAASVSGYYFANPEAKYFGLGKIKEDQVRDYAERKGIDYLKAEKWLNPNIAD; this is translated from the coding sequence ATGTCACAAATAAGACCCTTAAAACTTTCCGGATTGGAACCGCTGGTGATCACACCGGATAGTAATTTTATAAATGTAGGAGAAAGAACCAATGTTGCCGGATCTAAAAAATTCCTGCGTCTCATTAAAGAAGAGAAGTTTGATGAAGCACTGGAAGTTGCCCGGGAACAGGTAGAAAATGGTGCACAGATCATCGATGTGAACATGGACGATGGCCTTATTGAAGGGAAAGAAGCCATGATAAAGTTCCTCAATCTCGTGGTTGCTGAACCCGATATTTCCCGTGTTCCTATTATGATCGATAGTTCCAAATGGGAGATCATTGAGGCCGGACTTCAGGTAGTTCAGGGGAAATGCGTGGTGAATTCCATCAGTTTAAAGGAAGGTGAAGAAGAATTCATCACTCATGCCAAAAAAATAAAACGCTACGGCGCCGCCGTGATCGTGATGGCTTTTGATGAAAAAGGGCAGGCAGATAATTATGAACGTCGCATTGAAATTGCCAAACGCTCCTATGAAATTCTCGTCAATCAGGTAAAATTTCCTCCCGAAGACATCATTTTTGATCTCAATATCTTTCCCGTGGGAACAGGAATGGATGAACACAAAAGAAACGCGATCGACTTTATTGAAGGTACACGATGGGTCAAAGAGAATTTGCCGCACTGTAGTGTGAGCGGTGGTGTGAGCAATGTTTCCTTTTCCTTCCGTGGCAATAATCCGGTACGGGAGGCGATGCATTCGGTTTTTTTATATCATGCGATCAAAGCTGGGATGAATATTGGGATCGTGAATCCTTCGATGTTGGAGGTATATGACGAAATTCCGAAAGAGCTGCTGGAACATGTGGAAGATGTGATCCTCGATCGTCGCGAGGATGCTACAGAGCGTTTGCTGGACCTGGCTGAAAATGTAGTGGGGCGAGAAAAAGAGAATAAAATAGACCTTTCCTGGCGCGAGAAACCATTACAGGATAGAATTACACATGCCCTGGTAAAAGGAATTGATGCCTATATTCTTGAAGATATTGAACAGGCGCGAATTGAAGCTGAAAAACCTTTAGATGTTATCGAAGGTCACTTGATGAACGGAATGAATGTAGTGGGAGATCTCTTCGGAAGTGGTAAAATGTTTCTGCCGCAGGTAGTAAAATCTGCCCGCGTAATGAAAAAAGCCGTAGCGCATTTATTACCTTATATCGAAGCCGATAAATCGAATAAAAGACAGTCGGCTGGAAAAGTTTTGATGGCCACCGTAAAAGGTGATGTACATGATATTGGTAAAAATATCGTGGCTGTGGTGTTGGGATGCAATAATTACGAGATCATCGATCTTGGAGTGATGGTGCCACCAGAGAAGATCATTGAAACAGCCAAAAGAGAGAATGTAGATGTGATTGGTCTTAGCGGACTCATTACTCCGTCCCTGGATGAAATGGTGTTTCTGGCGAAGGAAATGGAACGTCAGGGCTTTTCTGTCCCTTTATTGGTAGGTGGTGCAACAACGTCTAAAGCTCATACCGCAGTTAAAATAGATCCACAATATAAGAATGCCGTTGCACATGTTAACGACGCTTCCCGTGCGGTGACGGTTGTTGGACAGTTGCTAAAGGAGAGTACGAAAGAAAAATACAAGCGCGACCTTAAAACCGACTATGATACTTTCCGCCTTAATTTCAAGAAACGAAGTAAGGTCAAATCATTTCTAAGTATTGAAGAAGCTCGCAAAAATAAATTTCATATTGACTGGAAGAATACTGAGATCAAAAAACCGAATAAGCTCGGTACACAGGTGATAGAAGACTTTGATCTTTCTAAATTACTCGATTATATCGACTGGTCTCCATTTTTCAGAAGCTGGGATCTGCATGGCCGCTATCCAGATATTCTGAAAGATGAAAAAGTTGGAGAGCAAGCCAAGAGTTTATTTGAAGATGCCCAGGTTTTACTGCAACGAATTCTGAAGGAAAAACTGCTGAAGGCTAAAGCTACTTTTGGATTATTTGAAGCGAATTCTGTTGAAGACGATGATATTGAAGTAAAATTTTATCAAGATTCAGAACAGAAAACTGCCATTTTCAGAACATTACGTCAGCAATTGAAAAAACATGGAGATCAGCCGAATTATGCGTTATCAGATTTTATAGCTCCAAAAGAAAATGGCGTTCAGGATTATATAGGTTGTTTTTGTGTGACTACAGGTTTTGGAACGCAGGAATTAGCTCAGGAATTCGAAAAGAATCTGGACGATTACAATTCGATCATGATCAAAGCTCTGGCAGATAGGTTAGCCGAAGCTTTTGCTGAATATTTACATAAAGAAGTCCGGCTGAACTATTGGGGTTATGATTCTGAAGAAAACCTGAGCAACGAAGCCTTGATCAAAGAAGAATATAAAGGTATCCGGCCTGCGCCTGGTTATCCTGCTTGCCCGGATCATCTGGAAAAACTAACGATCTGGGAAATTCTTAAAGTAAAGGAGAACATCGGCGTGGAACTTACCGAAAGCCTGGCGATGTGGCCTGCGGCAAGTGTAAGTGGTTATTATTTTGCCAATCCTGAAGCTAAATATTTTGGTCTCGGAAAAATTAAAGAAGACCAGGTTCGGGATTATGCTGAAAGAAAAGGAATTGATTATCTCAAAGCCGAAAAATGGTTAAATCCAAATATAGCGGACTAG
- a CDS encoding homocysteine S-methyltransferase family protein — translation MSKIEELLSQKILILDGAMGTMLQEYKFSEEDFRGKRFADWPISLKGNNDLLSLTQPEAIATIHRKYFDAGADIVETNTFSGTTIAMADYQMEEFVYELNFESARIAKAVAEQVTAEDPSKPRFVAGAMGPTNKTASMSPDVNDPGYRAISFDELRKAYKQQAQALVEGGADVLLVETVFDTLNAKAALFAIEELKEELNLDIPIMVSGTITDASGRTLSGQTAEAFLISVAHIPLLSVGFNCALGAKQLTPHLEVLNRYANSGVSAYPNAGLPNAFGEYDQDAQEMAAQIEEYLDKGLVNILGGCCGTTPKHIKAIAEIASNYKPRVLPQLETESI, via the coding sequence ATGTCGAAAATAGAAGAGTTACTCTCTCAAAAAATATTAATACTAGACGGTGCCATGGGTACCATGCTTCAGGAATATAAATTTTCTGAAGAAGATTTCCGCGGAAAACGTTTTGCCGACTGGCCCATTTCATTGAAAGGAAATAATGATCTGCTATCCCTTACCCAACCTGAAGCTATTGCCACCATCCATCGTAAATACTTTGATGCCGGCGCCGATATTGTAGAAACCAATACTTTCTCAGGAACCACCATTGCGATGGCCGATTATCAAATGGAAGAGTTCGTTTACGAGCTTAATTTTGAGTCGGCCAGAATTGCTAAAGCGGTGGCGGAACAGGTCACTGCGGAGGACCCATCCAAACCAAGATTCGTAGCTGGAGCGATGGGGCCGACGAACAAAACGGCTAGTATGAGTCCGGATGTGAACGATCCCGGATACCGCGCTATTTCTTTTGATGAACTTCGGAAAGCTTACAAACAGCAGGCGCAAGCGCTTGTTGAAGGTGGAGCAGATGTTCTTCTTGTAGAAACTGTTTTTGATACATTAAATGCGAAAGCAGCACTTTTTGCGATCGAAGAATTAAAAGAAGAACTGAATCTTGATATTCCCATCATGGTAAGCGGAACGATTACCGATGCCTCCGGAAGAACCCTATCCGGACAGACGGCAGAAGCTTTTCTTATTTCAGTAGCTCATATTCCGTTGTTAAGTGTCGGTTTTAACTGCGCATTGGGTGCAAAACAATTAACTCCTCATCTGGAAGTTTTAAACCGCTATGCGAATTCGGGAGTTTCGGCCTATCCTAATGCCGGCTTACCGAATGCCTTTGGGGAGTACGATCAGGATGCGCAGGAGATGGCAGCTCAAATTGAAGAATATCTTGATAAAGGCCTGGTAAATATTCTCGGTGGTTGCTGCGGAACCACACCAAAACATATTAAGGCAATTGCCGAAATCGCTTCTAATTACAAACCTAGAGTCTTACCACAGCTCGAAACAGAAAGTATCTAG
- a CDS encoding OsmC family protein, producing the protein MKISLKRINENYLFETVNERGNIVLLDNKSDEEPKGASPMDLLLRGIAGCSSIDIVMILRKQNHELEDLQVEVDGYREDGAIPNVFKKIHLDFILKGDVPASKVARAVKLSMDKYCSVSKMLEKAAEISYSVSLNSEKVL; encoded by the coding sequence ATGAAGATCAGCTTAAAGAGAATCAACGAGAATTACCTGTTCGAGACTGTAAATGAGCGCGGGAATATAGTATTGCTGGATAACAAATCTGATGAGGAGCCAAAAGGGGCGAGTCCCATGGATCTTCTGCTTAGGGGAATTGCGGGTTGTAGCAGTATAGATATTGTGATGATCTTGAGAAAGCAAAATCACGAGCTGGAAGATCTTCAGGTTGAGGTGGATGGTTATCGTGAAGATGGCGCTATTCCTAATGTTTTCAAAAAGATCCATCTTGATTTTATTCTGAAGGGTGACGTTCCGGCATCAAAAGTGGCGAGAGCGGTGAAACTATCGATGGATAAATATTGTTCAGTTTCGAAAATGCTGGAAAAAGCTGCGGAGATCTCATATAGTGTGAGCCTTAATTCGGAAAAAGTTCTATAG
- a CDS encoding bifunctional precorrin-2 dehydrogenase/sirohydrochlorin ferrochelatase — MEERNELYPVFLKVNQLNILVVGGGNVGHEKLHFLFKSSPNAQVEVVAKWFLKETEELARKHGAKLTKGRYKRKYLKKRHFVIAATNDAKLNKRVYKDAKKRFLLANIADTPELCDFYMGGIVNKGHVKIAISTNGKSPTTAKRLRQFFEEVIPENVSEMVENLNEYRKSIKGDFEAKVEQMNSITESLIYEKEKND; from the coding sequence ATGGAAGAGAGAAACGAATTATATCCGGTTTTTTTAAAAGTGAATCAACTTAATATTTTGGTAGTTGGTGGTGGAAATGTAGGTCACGAAAAGCTTCATTTTCTATTTAAATCCAGTCCTAATGCGCAGGTCGAAGTGGTAGCAAAATGGTTCCTGAAAGAAACAGAAGAGCTTGCCAGAAAACACGGAGCTAAATTGACTAAGGGAAGGTATAAACGAAAATATCTCAAGAAGCGGCATTTTGTGATCGCTGCAACAAACGATGCAAAGCTTAATAAAAGGGTGTATAAAGATGCAAAAAAGAGATTTTTACTGGCGAATATCGCAGATACACCAGAATTATGTGATTTCTATATGGGCGGGATCGTTAACAAAGGGCATGTGAAAATCGCCATTTCCACTAATGGAAAATCACCAACGACCGCAAAGCGTTTGCGACAGTTTTTTGAAGAAGTGATTCCCGAAAATGTTAGCGAAATGGTGGAGAATTTGAATGAATATCGAAAATCCATCAAAGGTGATTTTGAAGCCAAAGTGGAACAAATGAATAGCATTACTGAGTCTTTAATATATGAAAAGGAGAAAAATGATTGA
- the cobA gene encoding uroporphyrinogen-III C-methyltransferase, with product MFNSAKLTVVGAGPGDPELITVKALNTLKSANVILYDALINRDLLEYAPQARHIFVGKRKDKHRFSQDEINELIVKYAAEKGHVVRLKGGDPFIFGRGSEEIIYARKHGLETAVVSGITSSIAVPANVGIPLTQRGTSESFWVITGTTSQKNLSNDVQLAAQSTATVVILMGMGKLKEIVEIFSGFGKQDVPVGIIQNGTTANENSGFGTIKTIEKIVSEKNLGAPAIIVIGEVVKEANALQTVFQNVKSLPKQQGYVNIGAA from the coding sequence ATGTTTAATTCAGCAAAACTAACGGTAGTAGGCGCAGGTCCGGGTGATCCGGAATTGATCACAGTGAAGGCTTTAAATACTTTAAAGTCGGCTAACGTAATTCTGTATGATGCACTTATTAATAGAGACTTATTGGAATATGCTCCCCAGGCGAGACATATTTTCGTGGGAAAACGAAAGGATAAACATCGATTTTCTCAGGATGAGATCAATGAACTAATTGTGAAATATGCTGCAGAAAAAGGTCATGTGGTAAGACTTAAAGGAGGAGATCCATTCATCTTCGGAAGAGGGTCTGAGGAGATCATCTATGCTCGAAAGCATGGACTGGAAACTGCGGTTGTTTCAGGAATAACCTCTTCCATTGCGGTACCGGCAAATGTTGGAATTCCGCTGACGCAAAGAGGCACTTCTGAAAGTTTCTGGGTGATCACGGGAACCACTTCTCAGAAGAATTTATCTAATGACGTGCAATTGGCAGCACAATCTACAGCAACCGTAGTAATCCTGATGGGAATGGGAAAATTGAAGGAGATAGTGGAGATCTTCAGTGGTTTTGGAAAGCAAGATGTGCCCGTAGGAATTATTCAGAATGGTACTACTGCTAATGAAAATTCAGGTTTTGGAACTATAAAAACTATTGAAAAGATAGTTTCAGAAAAAAATCTGGGAGCGCCTGCGATTATAGTGATTGGTGAGGTCGTGAAGGAAGCGAATGCTTTACAAACAGTTTTTCAGAACGTGAAAAGTCTTCCGAAACAACAGGGATATGTAAACATTGGAGCTGCTTAA
- a CDS encoding HEPN domain-containing protein, with amino-acid sequence MQSFRTEIENPVVEKDILDLEKKIRLFREGKADEEKFRSLRLARGVYGQRQSGVQMVRIKLPFGKVTSEQLHRIANVSDEYSKGRLHITTRQDIQIHYVSLDRTPELWAQLERDDITLREACGNTVRNITASPTAGIDPNEPFDVSPYAHAVFQFFLRNPICQEMGRKFKMSFSSSDEDTALSYIHDLGFIAKLKDGKRGFKVMLGGGLGSQPRHADELYDFLPAEEIIPLIEGVLRVFDRHGERAKRLKARMKFLLKDIGKEAFMKLVAEQKTALSQEQPEFEIERFEAAPALQEVEFPSVEIEDEKEFENWKQKNVFEQKQEGLFAIGIRVPLGDFYTRGARQLADLIKKYAGNELRLTLRQDILIRHVRQDLLTFFYTELKKLGYAEVGYNKTVDITACPGTDTCNLGIASSTGIADVLEDVLKEEYPQFTNGKDITIKISGCMNACGQHNMAEIGFQGMSIKVGKTVAPALQVLLGGGTLGNGKGRFADKLVKVPSKRGPEALRTILNDFEANSEAKEQFIEYYDRKEKTYFYDLLKDLADTSNISENEFVDWGHETPYIKAVGVGECAGVVIDLIATLLFESEEKIDNAKSALERKDWADSIYHAYTSIVNSAKALLLAEDVKTNTQAGIIAQFDELFVETGKIDLATTFKEFTYQLNQHEPSEDFARKYLEDAQLFLNRVDAYRTKEVQNV; translated from the coding sequence ATGCAAAGTTTTAGAACCGAAATTGAAAATCCTGTAGTCGAGAAAGATATCCTGGATTTAGAAAAAAAGATCAGGCTTTTTCGCGAAGGAAAGGCTGATGAAGAGAAGTTTCGTAGCCTACGCCTGGCACGCGGAGTTTATGGACAGCGACAGTCAGGAGTTCAAATGGTTCGTATAAAACTGCCGTTTGGAAAGGTAACTTCAGAACAGTTACACCGGATCGCTAATGTTTCAGATGAGTATTCCAAAGGTCGGCTGCATATCACAACCAGGCAGGATATCCAAATTCATTACGTGAGCCTGGACAGGACTCCCGAGCTATGGGCGCAACTAGAAAGAGATGATATCACTCTTAGAGAAGCCTGTGGGAATACAGTAAGAAATATCACAGCTTCGCCAACAGCTGGGATAGATCCTAATGAGCCTTTCGATGTCTCACCTTATGCACACGCTGTCTTTCAATTTTTTCTTCGGAATCCAATCTGCCAGGAAATGGGTAGAAAATTTAAGATGTCCTTCTCTTCTTCAGATGAAGATACTGCGCTTAGTTATATACATGATCTTGGTTTTATCGCCAAACTGAAGGATGGAAAACGCGGATTCAAAGTAATGCTTGGTGGCGGTCTGGGATCACAACCCCGGCATGCAGATGAGTTATATGACTTTTTACCTGCGGAAGAAATCATACCTCTAATTGAAGGTGTACTCCGGGTTTTTGATCGACATGGGGAACGTGCTAAGCGTCTAAAAGCCAGGATGAAATTTCTTCTGAAGGATATAGGAAAAGAAGCGTTTATGAAACTGGTAGCCGAACAAAAGACGGCACTTTCGCAAGAACAACCTGAATTTGAGATTGAAAGATTCGAAGCAGCTCCAGCATTGCAGGAAGTTGAGTTTCCTTCCGTAGAAATCGAAGATGAGAAAGAATTTGAAAACTGGAAGCAAAAGAATGTTTTTGAGCAAAAGCAGGAAGGATTATTCGCTATTGGAATACGTGTGCCACTTGGTGATTTTTATACTCGTGGAGCGAGGCAGCTGGCAGACCTAATTAAAAAATACGCAGGTAACGAGTTAAGATTAACCTTAAGACAGGATATTTTGATTCGTCACGTTCGGCAGGATTTACTGACTTTCTTCTATACAGAACTGAAAAAACTGGGTTATGCAGAAGTTGGATACAATAAGACTGTAGACATTACGGCTTGTCCTGGCACCGATACCTGTAATCTTGGTATTGCCAGCAGTACCGGTATTGCCGATGTGCTGGAAGATGTTCTCAAAGAAGAATATCCGCAATTCACTAATGGAAAGGATATCACCATAAAAATTAGTGGTTGTATGAACGCCTGTGGACAGCATAATATGGCTGAAATTGGATTCCAGGGAATGTCTATAAAAGTCGGGAAAACGGTCGCACCGGCCCTTCAGGTGTTACTAGGTGGTGGAACCCTCGGGAATGGTAAAGGTAGATTTGCAGATAAACTTGTCAAAGTTCCCAGTAAACGTGGTCCTGAAGCATTAAGGACTATACTGAATGATTTTGAGGCAAATTCAGAAGCGAAGGAACAATTTATAGAGTATTACGATCGTAAAGAAAAAACCTATTTCTATGATTTGCTGAAAGATCTGGCAGATACTTCAAATATTTCCGAGAATGAGTTCGTGGATTGGGGACATGAAACCCCATATATTAAGGCAGTAGGAGTAGGGGAATGTGCCGGGGTGGTCATTGACCTGATTGCAACATTATTGTTTGAAAGTGAAGAGAAGATCGATAATGCCAAATCTGCGTTGGAACGAAAGGACTGGGCAGACAGTATTTATCACGCGTACACTTCGATTGTAAATTCAGCGAAAGCCTTGCTGCTGGCTGAAGATGTAAAAACGAATACCCAGGCCGGGATCATTGCGCAATTCGATGAACTATTCGTTGAAACCGGGAAGATCGATCTGGCGACCACTTTTAAAGAATTTACATACCAGTTAAACCAGCATGAACCCAGCGAAGACTTTGCCAGAAAGTATTTAGAGGATGCGCAGTTATTTCTGAATAGAGTAGATGCTTATAGGACGAAGGAGGTACAGAATGTTTAA
- a CDS encoding sulfate adenylyltransferase subunit 1 — protein sequence MEVLKIATAGSVDDGKSTLIGRLLYDTKSLTSDKLEAIDRVSKKNGLDYLDFSLATDGLVAEREQGITIDVAHIYFSTPKKSYIIADTPGHIEYTRNMVTGASTSQASIILIDARKGVIEQTYRHFFINNLLRVKEVIVAINKMDLVNYSEDVFNNIITEFDELRSKSDFQDQKLTFVPVSALWGENIAEKSTAMSWYQGQTILEHLEDLKAEDFAEESQARFAVQTVIRPKTEEFHDYRGYAGKISGNSLRVGDEVTVLPSLTTSKIKDIHFFEETFDEAPAGSSVTISLADDINVARGDMLVKTKEVPEETKVVDAMVCWMDNHPLVPGKKYVLQHNTNGVLAKIDKVESHIDSNFGAEENVTSLSLNDIGSVKIKLSKPIYVDSYNTNRTNGRFILVDTQTNTTAGVGFIK from the coding sequence ATGGAAGTATTAAAAATAGCAACAGCAGGAAGCGTTGATGATGGTAAAAGTACACTCATTGGCAGACTGCTTTACGATACCAAATCTTTAACTTCAGATAAATTGGAAGCCATTGATAGGGTAAGTAAGAAAAATGGTCTGGACTATTTGGATTTCTCACTAGCTACAGACGGTCTGGTAGCAGAAAGAGAGCAGGGGATTACAATAGATGTAGCTCATATCTACTTTTCAACACCAAAGAAAAGTTATATCATCGCCGATACTCCGGGGCATATTGAATATACACGGAATATGGTGACCGGTGCATCAACTTCGCAAGCTTCAATTATACTTATAGATGCCAGAAAGGGAGTTATCGAACAAACGTACCGGCACTTTTTTATAAATAATTTGTTGAGGGTCAAAGAAGTTATAGTCGCTATTAACAAAATGGATCTTGTCAATTACTCTGAAGATGTATTCAATAACATCATTACGGAATTTGATGAATTGAGAAGTAAAAGTGATTTCCAGGATCAGAAACTCACCTTTGTTCCGGTGAGCGCTTTATGGGGAGAGAATATTGCTGAAAAATCTACTGCAATGTCTTGGTATCAAGGGCAAACCATACTGGAACATCTCGAAGATCTCAAAGCTGAAGATTTTGCGGAAGAAAGTCAGGCCAGGTTTGCTGTTCAAACAGTGATAAGACCTAAAACCGAAGAATTTCATGATTATCGAGGATATGCTGGAAAAATTAGTGGTAATAGTTTGAGAGTAGGAGATGAAGTAACCGTATTGCCATCCTTGACGACCTCTAAAATCAAAGACATTCATTTTTTTGAAGAAACGTTTGATGAAGCTCCAGCAGGAAGTTCTGTAACTATTAGCCTGGCAGATGATATAAATGTCGCCAGAGGAGATATGCTGGTGAAAACCAAAGAGGTTCCTGAAGAAACAAAAGTTGTGGATGCCATGGTTTGCTGGATGGATAATCATCCTTTGGTTCCGGGCAAAAAATATGTTTTACAACATAATACCAACGGTGTTCTGGCTAAAATAGATAAAGTAGAAAGTCATATCGATTCGAATTTTGGAGCCGAAGAGAATGTAACTTCTTTGAGTCTAAATGATATTGGTAGCGTAAAGATCAAACTAAGTAAACCTATTTATGTCGACAGTTATAATACGAATCGAACAAATGGTCGATTTATTCTGGTAGATACTCAAACTAATACCACGGCCGGAGTAGGATTTATAAAATAA
- the cysD gene encoding sulfate adenylyltransferase subunit CysD: MSSILNQNTLESEAIYILREVVAQFENPVLLFSGGKDSITLVRLAQKAFYPARIPFPLMHIDTGHNFPETIEFRDRLVEELGLKLIVRKVQVDIDSGVSIEEKGRYSSRNSLQTNTLLSAIEEYKFDACIGGARRDEEKARAKERIFSVRNDFGEWDEKNQRPEVFDMLNGRIDMGQNVRVFPISNWTELDVWSYIDAEKIEIPSIYFAHEREIFERDGLIWTASEHVYKDDHEITEMKTVRFRTVGDITCTAAVESGADTVEKIIKEIRESAISERGARIDDKRSEAAMETRKQQGYF, encoded by the coding sequence ATGAGTTCGATTTTAAATCAAAATACGTTAGAAAGCGAAGCTATTTACATCTTGCGGGAAGTTGTGGCTCAGTTCGAAAATCCCGTACTATTATTTTCGGGCGGTAAGGATTCTATCACTTTGGTACGCCTAGCGCAAAAGGCCTTCTATCCTGCCAGGATTCCTTTTCCATTAATGCACATAGATACCGGTCATAACTTTCCTGAAACTATCGAGTTCAGAGATCGATTAGTTGAAGAACTTGGACTGAAACTTATTGTAAGAAAAGTTCAGGTTGATATTGACAGCGGAGTTTCTATTGAAGAAAAAGGCAGGTATTCCAGCAGGAATTCATTGCAAACCAATACTCTTTTGAGTGCCATTGAAGAATATAAGTTCGATGCATGTATAGGTGGAGCAAGAAGGGATGAAGAAAAAGCTCGTGCTAAAGAGAGAATTTTTTCAGTAAGAAATGACTTTGGAGAATGGGATGAAAAGAACCAACGACCGGAGGTTTTTGATATGCTAAATGGTCGTATTGATATGGGCCAGAATGTTAGAGTATTTCCAATTTCTAACTGGACAGAGCTGGATGTATGGAGTTATATAGATGCTGAAAAGATTGAAATTCCTTCCATTTATTTCGCTCATGAGAGGGAGATTTTTGAAAGAGACGGGTTGATTTGGACAGCTTCAGAACACGTTTACAAAGACGATCATGAGATTACAGAAATGAAAACCGTTCGATTTAGAACTGTGGGAGATATAACCTGTACGGCTGCAGTGGAATCTGGAGCAGATACCGTAGAAAAGATTATCAAGGAAATAAGGGAGTCAGCTATTTCAGAAAGAGGTGCAAGAATCGATGATAAAAGATCTGAGGCCGCCATGGAAACAAGAAAGCAACAAGGTTATTTTTAA
- a CDS encoding phosphoadenosine phosphosulfate reductase family protein gives MRKFSDSEIEKLNSQLRGVAPSEIIQRVLASSNNPVVTTNFRPYEAAILHACTQVESTMKIIWCDTGYNTLPTYKHAQFLIDHLDLNVKLYTPKETAAYRDAFFSGIPGVDSPDHEEFTRQVKLEPFQRAMTEQNPDVWFTNLRKGQTNFRDSIDILSYSKDGLLKVSPFYHWSDEKLDGYLREHKLPNEFKYFDPTKVLDNRECGLHT, from the coding sequence ATGAGAAAGTTTAGCGATTCAGAAATAGAAAAACTTAACAGTCAGTTACGGGGTGTAGCACCTTCAGAAATAATTCAAAGGGTCTTGGCATCTAGTAATAATCCAGTAGTTACTACCAATTTCAGACCTTATGAAGCAGCAATCTTACATGCCTGTACTCAGGTAGAAAGTACTATGAAGATAATTTGGTGCGACACAGGTTACAATACCCTGCCTACCTATAAACATGCTCAATTTCTTATAGATCATTTAGATCTTAATGTAAAACTCTACACACCAAAAGAAACGGCTGCTTATAGAGACGCATTTTTTAGCGGTATTCCTGGTGTAGATTCTCCAGATCATGAGGAATTTACCAGGCAGGTAAAACTGGAACCTTTTCAAAGAGCAATGACTGAACAAAATCCTGATGTGTGGTTTACGAATCTCAGAAAAGGACAGACAAATTTTAGAGATAGCATCGATATTCTAAGTTATAGTAAGGACGGTCTTCTGAAGGTTAGTCCCTTTTACCACTGGTCAGACGAAAAATTAGATGGGTATTTAAGAGAGCATAAGCTACCGAATGAATTCAAGTATTTCGACCCTACAAAAGTATTAGATAACAGAGAGTGTGGTTTACACACCTAA
- a CDS encoding DUF2061 domain-containing protein, with the protein MLMLLNQTKEKSTYKKDRTTERPLRSILKTISWRIVGTLDTVMIAWFLTGKIETAIAIGSVELVTKMILYFGHERLWNLIPYGKD; encoded by the coding sequence ATGTTGATGTTACTGAATCAAACTAAAGAAAAAAGTACCTATAAAAAAGATAGGACTACAGAACGACCGCTTCGAAGTATTCTAAAAACTATTAGTTGGAGAATAGTTGGAACCCTGGATACGGTCATGATCGCATGGTTTCTTACTGGAAAAATAGAAACCGCTATCGCAATTGGATCTGTAGAACTGGTGACAAAAATGATCCTGTACTTTGGTCACGAACGGCTTTGGAATTTAATCCCCTATGGCAAAGATTAG